The Gemmata palustris genome includes a region encoding these proteins:
- a CDS encoding glycosyltransferase family 4 protein: MKTNPPSDPEFGGAGAAPVHGPRVAFITHYTELYGANWSLVNLIEGLSKYGVRAHVIAPDRGDLLDALARRGVPTAVLPFEWWVSADRTPQGAATRIYRNARNLRPIAAQISHWNADLIYSNSSVFAIGAMAATELGLPHVWHIREFGNRDYDLWPDFGSRMFRLGLRTADATIFVSKALQRATLRKTRLKNSHVIYNGVAEEAVFDARRRVAEAARTRHQPFTFVLVGRFRESKGQAIAIRAFSQIASRFPDTRLLLVGGAGGTGDQSYFDHCRALASDLVAANRIEFWGFVPDPERAFLAADCALMCSRNEAMGRVTAEAMSACRPVIGYDSGGTSELIDPNRTGLLYRGDADALAECMARYVEAPELAREHGAAGWHTARQRHSTEGYAAQIYEVLRGVGAEYKQ; the protein is encoded by the coding sequence ATGAAGACCAATCCGCCATCGGACCCGGAATTCGGTGGTGCCGGGGCCGCTCCCGTACACGGGCCGCGCGTCGCGTTCATTACCCACTACACGGAGCTGTACGGCGCCAACTGGTCGCTGGTAAATCTCATTGAGGGGCTCAGTAAGTACGGGGTTCGCGCTCACGTGATCGCGCCCGATCGCGGTGACTTGTTGGACGCTCTGGCCCGGCGCGGGGTGCCGACCGCGGTGCTCCCGTTCGAGTGGTGGGTCTCCGCGGACCGCACACCACAAGGCGCCGCGACGCGGATTTACCGGAACGCGCGGAACCTGCGCCCGATCGCCGCCCAGATCAGCCACTGGAACGCGGACCTGATCTACTCGAACTCGTCCGTGTTCGCGATCGGGGCGATGGCCGCGACGGAACTCGGGCTGCCGCACGTCTGGCACATCCGCGAGTTCGGCAACCGGGATTACGACCTGTGGCCCGACTTCGGCTCGCGCATGTTCCGGCTCGGGCTGCGGACCGCGGACGCCACGATTTTTGTGTCCAAGGCGCTGCAACGGGCCACGCTGCGCAAGACGCGCCTGAAGAACTCGCACGTGATCTACAACGGCGTGGCCGAAGAAGCGGTCTTTGACGCGCGCCGACGGGTGGCAGAGGCCGCACGAACCCGACACCAGCCGTTCACGTTCGTGCTCGTGGGCCGGTTCCGTGAGAGTAAAGGACAGGCGATTGCGATTCGGGCCTTTAGCCAGATTGCGAGTCGTTTCCCCGATACGCGATTGCTGCTTGTGGGCGGTGCGGGGGGGACGGGTGACCAGAGCTACTTCGATCACTGCCGCGCGCTCGCGAGCGATCTGGTCGCCGCGAACCGGATCGAGTTTTGGGGGTTCGTACCCGATCCGGAACGGGCGTTCCTGGCCGCAGATTGTGCGCTGATGTGCTCGCGGAACGAAGCGATGGGGCGCGTGACCGCGGAGGCGATGTCCGCGTGCCGCCCGGTGATCGGCTACGACAGCGGAGGTACTAGCGAACTCATCGACCCGAACCGCACCGGCCTCCTGTACCGCGGTGACGCGGACGCGCTGGCCGAGTGCATGGCCCGTTACGTTGAGGCGCCGGAACTGGCCCGTGAGCACGGCGCCGCGGGCTGGCACACCGCGCGCCAGCGTCATTCGACGGAAGGCTACGCGGCACAGATTTACGAAGTGCTCCGCGGAGTCGGCGCGGAGTACAAACAGTAA